A stretch of Helicobacter pylori DNA encodes these proteins:
- a CDS encoding chemotaxis protein translates to MVKDIDKTTSLHLNNEVQFLCFRLDAEKDAQLYGMNIFKIREIIHYDGEVTEILGGSDGVMLGFLSVRGESIPLVDVKRWLHYNANDPSRNLTECSVKDDHNLVIVCHFSNHSIALKILKIERIIHKNWTEISAGDKQGINEEGKLSAITRFDKERVVQILDVEKMISDVFPSLKDLDDLTLRCIEAIQSQKLILIAEDSLSALKTLEKIVQTLELRYLAFPNGRELLDYLYEKEHYQQVGVVITDLEMPNVSGFEVLKTIKADHRTEHLPVIINSSMSSDSNRQLAQSLEADGFVVKSNILEIHEMLKKTLS, encoded by the coding sequence GTGGTAAAAGATATTGATAAAACGACTTCGTTGCACTTGAACAACGAAGTGCAGTTTCTGTGTTTTAGATTAGATGCAGAAAAAGACGCCCAACTTTATGGCATGAATATTTTTAAGATCCGAGAAATTATCCATTATGACGGAGAGGTTACAGAGATTCTTGGAGGGAGCGATGGCGTGATGCTCGGGTTTCTTAGCGTTAGGGGCGAGTCTATCCCTTTAGTGGATGTGAAAAGGTGGTTGCATTATAACGCTAATGATCCGAGCCGCAATTTAACAGAATGCAGCGTTAAAGATGACCATAATTTAGTGATCGTGTGTCATTTTTCTAACCATTCCATCGCTCTAAAAATTTTAAAAATTGAAAGGATCATCCATAAAAATTGGACTGAGATTAGCGCTGGGGACAAACAAGGCATTAATGAAGAGGGTAAGCTTAGTGCTATCACCCGTTTTGATAAAGAACGAGTGGTGCAGATCTTAGATGTGGAAAAGATGATTAGCGATGTTTTCCCTAGCTTGAAAGATTTAGACGATTTGACTTTGCGTTGCATAGAAGCCATTCAAAGCCAAAAACTCATTTTAATCGCTGAAGATTCCTTAAGCGCTCTTAAAACCCTAGAAAAAATCGTTCAAACTTTAGAATTGCGTTATTTAGCCTTTCCAAATGGGAGGGAATTGTTGGATTATTTGTATGAAAAAGAACATTACCAACAAGTCGGCGTGGTTATTACGGATTTAGAAATGCCTAACGTTTCAGGGTTTGAAGTGCTAAAAACCATTAAAGCTGATCATAGAACTGAGCATCTTCCTGTGATTATCAATTCGTCCATGAGCAGCGATTCTAACCGCCAGTTAGCCCAATCTTTAGAAGCGGATGGTTTTGTGGTAAAATCTAACATTCTTGAAATCCATGAAATGCTTAAAAAAACGCTTTCATAA
- the aspS gene encoding aspartate--tRNA ligase, with product MRSHFCTEISEKDVGKIIKVAGWCNTYRDHGGVVFIDLRDKSGLVQLVCDPSSKAYEKALEVRSEFVLVAKGRVRLRGAGLENPKLKTGKIEIVLEELVIENKSATPPIEIGNKNVNEDLRLKYRYLDLRSLNAYEIFKLRSEVALIARNALAQKGFLEIETPILSKTTPEGARDYLVPSRVHEGEFFALPQSPQLFKQLLMVGGMDRYFQIARCFRDEDLRADRQPEFTQIDAEMSFCSENDVMGVVEDLLQEIFKAIGHNISKPFKRMPYKEAMENYGSDKPDLRFELPLIEVGDCFIDSSNAIFSNIAQDPKNKRIKALNVKGADALFSRSVLKELEEFVRQFGAQGLAYLQIKEYEIKGPLVKFLSEKGLKNILERTDAQVGDIVFFGAGDKKIVLDYMGRLRLKVAETLDLIDKDALNFLWVVNFPMFEKTENGYHAAHHPFTMPKNIECKDLEEVEAHAYDVVLNGVELGGGSIRIHKEEMQKKVFEKINIHEEEAQKKFGFLLEALKFGAPPHGGFAIGFDRLIMLMTKSSSIRDVIAFPKTQKASCLLTNAPSPINEEQLRELHIRLRK from the coding sequence ATGCGAAGTCATTTTTGCACAGAAATTAGTGAAAAAGATGTGGGTAAAATCATCAAAGTGGCCGGGTGGTGTAACACTTATAGAGACCATGGAGGCGTGGTTTTTATTGATTTAAGGGATAAAAGCGGTTTAGTGCAATTAGTCTGTGATCCTAGCTCTAAGGCTTATGAAAAGGCTTTAGAAGTCAGGAGTGAATTTGTGCTAGTGGCTAAAGGAAGAGTGCGTTTGAGAGGCGCTGGGTTAGAAAACCCTAAACTAAAAACGGGTAAAATTGAAATTGTTTTAGAAGAGTTAGTCATTGAAAATAAAAGCGCTACCCCACCGATTGAAATCGGCAATAAAAATGTGAATGAAGATTTGCGCTTGAAATACCGCTATTTGGATTTACGCTCTTTGAACGCTTATGAAATCTTTAAATTGCGCAGCGAAGTGGCTTTAATCGCTCGTAACGCTTTAGCCCAAAAGGGTTTTTTAGAGATTGAAACCCCCATTTTGTCTAAAACCACGCCTGAGGGGGCTAGGGATTATTTAGTGCCAAGTAGGGTGCATGAGGGTGAATTTTTCGCGCTCCCTCAAAGCCCGCAATTGTTCAAACAGCTTTTAATGGTGGGGGGAATGGACAGGTATTTTCAAATCGCTCGTTGCTTTAGAGATGAAGATTTGAGAGCGGACAGGCAGCCAGAATTCACGCAAATTGATGCGGAAATGAGTTTTTGTAGTGAAAATGATGTGATGGGCGTGGTGGAAGATTTGTTGCAAGAGATTTTTAAAGCGATTGGGCATAATATTTCTAAACCTTTTAAACGCATGCCCTATAAGGAAGCGATGGAAAATTACGGGAGCGATAAGCCGGATTTACGCTTTGAATTGCCTTTAATAGAAGTGGGGGATTGTTTTATAGACAGCTCAAACGCTATTTTTTCTAATATCGCGCAAGATCCTAAAAATAAACGCATTAAAGCTTTAAATGTCAAAGGGGCTGATGCGCTTTTTAGCCGCAGCGTTTTAAAAGAATTAGAAGAATTTGTGCGCCAGTTTGGGGCTCAAGGCTTGGCGTATTTGCAAATTAAAGAATATGAAATTAAAGGGCCTTTAGTTAAATTTTTGAGCGAAAAGGGGCTTAAGAATATTTTAGAAAGGACTGATGCGCAAGTCGGGGATATTGTCTTTTTTGGAGCGGGGGATAAAAAAATCGTGTTAGATTACATGGGGCGCTTGCGCTTGAAAGTGGCTGAAACGCTTGATTTGATTGATAAAGACGCTTTGAATTTCTTATGGGTGGTCAATTTCCCCATGTTTGAAAAAACCGAAAACGGCTATCATGCTGCACACCACCCTTTTACGATGCCTAAAAATATAGAATGCAAAGATTTAGAAGAGGTTGAAGCGCATGCGTATGATGTGGTGCTTAATGGCGTGGAGCTTGGTGGGGGAAGCATAAGGATCCATAAAGAAGAAATGCAAAAAAAAGTCTTTGAAAAAATCAATATCCACGAAGAGGAAGCACAAAAGAAATTTGGCTTTTTATTAGAAGCGTTAAAGTTTGGCGCTCCTCCTCATGGGGGCTTTGCGATAGGCTTTGATCGCTTGATCATGCTAATGACAAAATCTAGCAGCATTAGAGATGTGATCGCTTTCCCTAAAACGCAAAAAGCTTCATGCTTATTGACGAACGCGCCTAGCCCCATTAATGAAGAGCAACTAAGGGAATTACACATTCGCTTGAGAAAATAA
- a CDS encoding adenylate kinase yields MKQLFLIIGAPGSGKTTDAELIAKNNSETIAHFSTGDLLRAESAKKTERGLLIEKFTSQGELVPLEIVVETILSAIKSSSKGIILIDGYPRSVEQMQALDKELNAQNEVVLKSVIEVEVSENTAKERVLGRSRGADDNERVFHNRMRVFLDPLAEIQNFYKAKHLHKIINGERSIEEIVNEMQKYILSFGN; encoded by the coding sequence ATGAAACAACTATTTTTGATTATTGGAGCCCCAGGGAGTGGTAAAACCACTGATGCAGAGCTTATCGCTAAGAATAACAGCGAAACAATCGCTCATTTTTCTACCGGGGATTTATTAAGGGCTGAGAGCGCTAAAAAGACCGAGCGAGGCTTATTGATTGAGAAATTCACTTCTCAAGGCGAATTAGTGCCTTTAGAGATTGTGGTAGAAACGATCCTTTCAGCGATTAAAAGTTCTAGCAAAGGGATCATTTTAATTGATGGCTATCCTAGGAGCGTAGAACAAATGCAGGCTTTGGATAAGGAATTGAACGCTCAAAACGAAGTGGTTTTGAAAAGCGTGATTGAAGTAGAAGTGAGTGAAAACACCGCTAAAGAAAGGGTTTTAGGGCGCTCTAGGGGGGCTGATGATAATGAAAGGGTGTTTCATAACCGCATGCGGGTGTTTTTAGATCCCTTAGCTGAAATCCAAAATTTCTACAAGGCTAAGCATTTGCATAAAATCATCAATGGCGAAAGAAGTATTGAAGAAATCGTGAATGAAATGCAAAAATATATTTTGTCTTTTGGGAATTAA
- a CDS encoding glycosyltransferase family 25 protein, translating into MISVYIISLKESQRRLDTEKLVLESNEKFKGRCVFQIFDAISPKHEDFEKFIQEFYDAQSMLKSDWFHSDWCCGELLPQEFGCYLSHYLLWKECVKLNQPVVILEDDVALESNFMQALEDCLKSPFDFVKLFGWYWNFHKTNLCTLPLERDAVESVGETPIEDHVKTEAPETPIENYEVTPPPPIPHKMRNKILLLKRNKTLKNYLSLAK; encoded by the coding sequence GTGATTTCTGTCTATATCATTTCTTTAAAAGAAAGTCAAAGGCGTTTGGATACTGAAAAACTCGTTTTAGAATCCAATGAAAAGTTTAAAGGCCGTTGTGTTTTTCAAATCTTTGACGCTATTAGCCCTAAACACGAAGATTTTGAAAAATTTATTCAAGAGTTTTATGATGCGCAGAGCATGTTAAAATCCGATTGGTTCCATTCTGATTGGTGTTGTGGAGAATTATTGCCTCAAGAATTTGGGTGTTATTTAAGCCATTATCTTTTGTGGAAAGAATGCGTCAAATTAAACCAACCGGTCGTCATTTTAGAAGATGATGTAGCGCTAGAGTCTAATTTCATGCAAGCCTTAGAAGATTGCTTGAAAAGTCCTTTTGATTTTGTCAAGCTTTTTGGGTGGTATTGGAATTTTCATAAAACCAATTTGTGCACGCTCCCCTTAGAGAGAGATGCTGTAGAATCTGTGGGAGAGACACCTATTGAAGATCATGTAAAGACTGAAGCACCTGAAACGCCTATTGAAAATTATGAAGTTACCCCCCCCCCCCCAATCCCACACAAGATGCGCAACAAGATTTTATTATTGAAACGCAACAAGACCCTAAAGAACTATCTGAGCCTTGCAAAATAG
- a CDS encoding glycosyltransferase family 25 protein has protein sequence MVFKKIKRKLNRFIGSILARTEVYKNIVGKYDELTKKYDELNKNIAEKYDELTGKYDELTGKYDELTGKYESLLAKEANIKETFWERRADSEKEAFFLEHFYLTSVYVASTAGYYITPKGAKTFIEATERFKIIEPVDMFINNPTYHDVATLTYLPLPVSLNKHCKISTIQNLKKSDISLSGPKKSYLDNLLYDQLNTRKCLKAFHKYSRQYAPLKTPKEV, from the coding sequence GTGGTTTTTAAAAAAATTAAAAGAAAACTCAACCGCTTTATTGGAAGTATTTTAGCTCGGACAGAAGTGTATAAGAATATCGTAGGAAAATACGATGAACTCACCAAAAAATACGATGAACTCAATAAGAATATTGCGGAAAAATACGATGAACTCACAGGAAAATACGATGAACTCACAGGAAAATACGATGAACTCACAGGAAAATACGAATCCTTATTGGCAAAAGAGGCAAACATTAAAGAGACCTTTTGGGAAAGGCGTGCTGATAGTGAAAAAGAAGCCTTTTTTTTAGAGCATTTTTACCTCACTAGCGTGTATGTGGCTTCTACGGCAGGATACTATATCACGCCTAAAGGAGCTAAAACTTTTATAGAGGCCACAGAGCGTTTTAAAATCATAGAGCCGGTGGATATGTTCATAAACAACCCCACTTACCATGATGTGGCTACTCTTACTTACTTGCCTTTGCCTGTTTCTTTGAACAAGCATTGCAAAATCAGCACCATCCAAAATCTAAAAAAATCCGACATTTCATTGAGCGGCCCTAAAAAGTCTTACTTGGATAATCTTCTTTATGATCAATTAAACACTAGAAAGTGCTTAAAAGCCTTTCACAAATACAGCAGACAATACGCTCCTTTAAAAACCCCTAAAGAGGTTTAA
- a CDS encoding glycosyltransferase family 25 protein: protein MTQVYIISLKESQRRLDTEKLVSESNEKFKGRCVFQIFDATSPKHEDFEKFVQELYDSSSLLKSDWFHSDYCYQELLPQEFGCYLSHYLLWKECVKLNQPVVILEDDIALESNFMQALEDCLKSPFDFVRLYGHYWGGHKTNLHALPIYTEAEEAEVPMEKTPIENYEVTPPPPIPHKMRNKTLLLKRNKTPKNYLSLAK from the coding sequence TTGACACAAGTTTATATCATTTCTTTAAAAGAAAGTCAAAGGCGTTTGGATACTGAAAAACTCGTTTCAGAATCCAATGAAAAGTTTAAAGGCCGCTGTGTTTTCCAAATCTTTGACGCTACTAGCCCTAAACACGAAGATTTTGAAAAATTCGTTCAAGAGCTTTATGATTCTTCAAGTTTGTTAAAATCCGATTGGTTCCATTCTGATTATTGTTATCAAGAATTATTGCCCCAAGAATTTGGGTGCTATTTAAGCCATTATCTTTTATGGAAAGAATGCGTTAAATTAAACCAACCGGTCGTCATTTTAGAAGATGACATAGCGCTAGAGTCTAATTTCATGCAAGCCTTAGAAGATTGCTTGAAAAGCCCTTTTGATTTTGTGAGACTCTATGGGCATTATTGGGGAGGTCATAAAACCAATTTGCACGCTCTCCCTATCTATACAGAGGCTGAAGAGGCTGAAGTGCCTATGGAAAAAACGCCTATTGAAAATTATGAAGTTACCCCCCCCCCCCCAATCCCGCACAAGATGCGCAACAAGACTCTATTATTGAAACGCAACAAGACCCCAAAGAACTATCTGAGCCTTGCAAAATAG
- a CDS encoding glycosyltransferase family 25 protein — MVFKKIKRKLNRFIGSILARTEVYKKLTEKYDELNKNIAEKYDELMGKYDELTGKYDELTGKYESLLAKEANIKETFWERRADSEKEALFLEHFYLTSVYVATTAGYYLTPKGAKTFIEATDRFKIIEPVDMFMNNPTYHNVANFTYLPCPVSLNKHAFNSTIQNAKKPDISLKPPRKSYFDNLFYHKFNAQKCLKAFHKYSKQYAPLKTPKEV, encoded by the coding sequence GTGGTTTTTAAAAAAATTAAAAGAAAACTCAACCGCTTCATTGGAAGCATTTTAGCTCGGACGGAAGTGTATAAGAAACTCACCGAAAAATACGATGAACTCAATAAGAATATTGCTGAAAAATACGACGAACTCATGGGAAAATACGATGAACTCACAGGAAAATACGATGAACTCACAGGAAAATACGAATCCTTATTGGCAAAAGAGGCAAACATTAAAGAGACCTTTTGGGAAAGGCGTGCTGATAGTGAAAAAGAAGCGCTATTTTTAGAGCATTTTTACCTCACGAGCGTGTATGTGGCCACTACGGCAGGCTACTACCTCACGCCTAAAGGAGCTAAAACTTTTATAGAAGCCACGGATCGTTTTAAAATCATAGAGCCGGTGGATATGTTTATGAACAACCCCACTTACCATAATGTTGCGAATTTTACCTATTTGCCTTGCCCTGTTTCTTTAAACAAGCATGCTTTCAATAGCACCATTCAAAATGCAAAAAAGCCTGACATTTCATTAAAACCCCCTAGAAAATCTTATTTTGATAATCTTTTTTATCATAAATTCAACGCTCAAAAGTGTTTAAAAGCCTTTCACAAATACAGCAAGCAATACGCTCCTTTAAAAACCCCTAAAGAGGTTTAA
- the ppa gene encoding inorganic diphosphatase, which translates to MNLDQLEVSHDADSLCVVIEISKHSNIKYELDKESGALMVDRVLYGAQNYPANYGFVPNTLGSDGDPVDALVLSDVAFQAGSVVKARLVGVLNMEDESGMDEKLLALPIDKIDPTHSYVKDIDDLSKHTLDKIKHFFETYKDLEPNKWVKVKGFENKESAIKVLEKAIKAYQG; encoded by the coding sequence ATGAATTTAGACCAATTAGAAGTGAGCCATGACGCTGATTCTTTGTGCGTGGTGATTGAAATATCCAAGCATTCTAATATCAAGTATGAATTGGATAAAGAAAGCGGGGCTTTAATGGTGGATAGGGTGCTTTATGGGGCGCAAAATTACCCCGCAAATTACGGCTTTGTGCCTAACACTTTAGGATCTGATGGCGACCCTGTAGATGCACTGGTTTTAAGCGATGTGGCTTTTCAAGCCGGAAGCGTAGTGAAAGCGCGCTTGGTTGGGGTTTTAAACATGGAAGATGAAAGCGGGATGGATGAAAAATTACTCGCTCTACCCATAGATAAAATTGATCCCACGCATTCCTATGTCAAGGATATTGATGATTTATCCAAACACACTTTAGATAAAATCAAACATTTTTTTGAAACTTACAAGGATTTAGAGCCTAATAAATGGGTGAAAGTCAAGGGGTTTGAAAACAAAGAGAGCGCGATTAAGGTTTTAGAAAAAGCCATAAAAGCCTATCAAGGCTAA
- a CDS encoding endonuclease MutS2 yields the protein MNNNNNTPPKPLEESLDLKEFIVLFKTFFAKERDSIALENDLKQAFTYLNEVDAIGLPTPKSVKESELILIKLTKLGTLHLDEIFEIVKRLRYIVILQNAFKTFTHLKFHERLNAIILPPFFNDLIALLDDDGKIKQGANATLDALNESLNRLKKESVKIIHHYAHSKELAPYLVDTQSHLKHGYECLLLKSGFSSAIKGVVLERSANGYFYLLPESAQKIAQKIAQIGNEIDCCIIEMCQTLSHSLQKHLLFLKFLFKEFDFLDSLQARLNFAKAYNLEFVMPSFTQKKMVLENFSHPILKEPKPLNLKFEKSMLAVTGVNAGGKTMLLKSLLSAAFLSKHLIPMKINAHHSIIPYFKEIHAIINDPQNSANNISTFAGRMKQFSALLSKENMLLGVDEIELGTDADEASSLYKTLLEKLLKQNNQIIITTHHKRLSVLMAENKEVELLAALYDEEKERPTYTFLKGVIGKSYAFETALRYGVPPFLIEKAKAFYGEDKEKLNILIENSSALERELKQKNEHLEDALKEQEDLKNAWLLEVEKQKEIFHHKKLELEKSYQQALNILKSEVASKDTSSMHKEIHKASEILNKHKTDQEIPQTITSFQINEKARYKNESVLIMQILDKGYYLVETDLGMRLKAHGSWLKQIQKPSKNKFKLPKTTIPKPKEASLRLDLRGQRSEEALDLLDAFLNDALLGGFEEVLICHGKGSGILEKFVKEFLKNHPKVVSFSDAPINLGGSGVKIVKL from the coding sequence ATGAATAATAATAATAATACCCCACCCAAACCCCTAGAAGAAAGCCTGGATTTAAAAGAGTTTATCGTTCTTTTTAAAACCTTTTTTGCAAAAGAAAGAGATTCTATTGCTTTAGAAAACGATCTCAAACAGGCTTTCACTTATTTAAACGAAGTGGATGCGATCGGTTTGCCTACCCCTAAAAGCGTGAAAGAAAGCGAACTTATTCTTATCAAACTCACCAAATTAGGGACGCTCCATTTAGATGAAATTTTTGAGATTGTCAAACGATTGCGCTACATTGTCATTTTGCAAAACGCTTTTAAAACTTTCACGCATTTAAAATTTCATGAACGCCTTAACGCTATTATTTTACCCCCTTTTTTTAACGATCTGATCGCTTTATTGGATGATGATGGGAAAATCAAACAAGGGGCGAACGCTACCCTAGACGCTTTGAATGAAAGCTTGAACCGCCTTAAAAAAGAGAGTGTAAAAATCATTCACCATTATGCCCATTCTAAAGAGCTTGCCCCTTATTTAGTGGATACGCAAAGCCACCTTAAGCATGGTTATGAATGCCTTTTATTAAAAAGCGGGTTTTCTAGCGCGATTAAAGGCGTTGTGCTAGAAAGGAGTGCTAATGGTTATTTTTATCTTTTGCCTGAAAGCGCGCAAAAAATCGCCCAAAAAATCGCGCAAATTGGTAATGAAATAGATTGCTGTATTATTGAAATGTGCCAAACTCTAAGCCATAGCTTGCAAAAACACCTTTTATTTTTAAAATTCCTTTTTAAAGAATTTGATTTTTTAGACAGCTTGCAAGCCCGGCTTAATTTCGCTAAAGCCTACAATTTAGAATTTGTCATGCCAAGCTTTACGCAAAAAAAAATGGTTTTAGAAAACTTTTCACACCCCATTTTAAAAGAACCAAAACCCTTAAATTTGAAGTTTGAAAAATCCATGCTCGCTGTTACCGGCGTGAATGCGGGCGGGAAAACCATGCTCTTAAAATCGCTTTTAAGCGCAGCTTTTTTGAGCAAGCATCTCATTCCTATGAAAATCAACGCCCATCATTCCATTATCCCCTATTTTAAAGAAATCCACGCCATTATTAATGACCCCCAAAACAGCGCGAACAATATTTCTACTTTTGCAGGCAGAATGAAGCAATTTAGCGCTCTTTTATCCAAAGAAAACATGCTTTTAGGCGTTGATGAAATTGAGCTAGGGACTGACGCTGATGAAGCGAGCAGCTTGTATAAAACCCTGTTAGAAAAATTGCTTAAACAAAACAACCAAATCATTATCACCACGCACCACAAACGCCTGAGCGTGTTAATGGCAGAAAACAAGGAAGTGGAATTACTAGCCGCTCTTTATGATGAAGAAAAAGAACGGCCCACTTACACTTTTTTAAAAGGGGTTATTGGCAAAAGCTATGCGTTTGAAACCGCTTTGCGCTATGGCGTGCCGCCTTTTTTGATTGAAAAAGCGAAAGCCTTCTATGGCGAAGATAAGGAAAAATTGAACATTTTGATTGAAAATTCCAGCGCGTTAGAAAGGGAATTGAAACAAAAAAATGAACATTTAGAGGACGCTTTAAAAGAGCAAGAAGATTTAAAAAACGCATGGCTTTTAGAAGTGGAAAAACAAAAAGAAATCTTTCACCATAAAAAATTGGAATTGGAAAAATCCTACCAACAAGCCTTAAATATCTTAAAAAGCGAAGTCGCTTCAAAAGATACCAGCTCCATGCATAAAGAAATCCATAAAGCGAGCGAGATTTTAAACAAGCATAAAACAGACCAAGAGATCCCCCAAACGATAACGAGCTTTCAAATTAACGAAAAAGCGCGTTATAAAAATGAAAGCGTGCTGATTATGCAAATTTTAGACAAGGGCTATTATTTGGTAGAAACCGATCTTGGCATGCGCTTGAAAGCGCATGGGAGTTGGTTGAAACAAATCCAAAAACCCTCTAAAAACAAATTCAAACTCCCTAAAACAACCATCCCCAAACCTAAAGAAGCGAGCTTGCGCCTTGATTTAAGGGGGCAACGCAGCGAAGAAGCCCTAGATTTACTAGACGCTTTTTTAAATGATGCGCTTTTAGGGGGCTTTGAAGAAGTACTGATTTGCCACGGCAAGGGGAGCGGGATTTTAGAAAAGTTCGTGAAAGAATTTCTAAAAAACCACCCCAAAGTGGTGAGCTTTAGCGACGCTCCCATTAATTTAGGCGGCAGTGGGGTTAAAATCGTTAAATTGTAG
- the murC gene encoding UDP-N-acetylmuramate--L-alanine ligase produces MLETPKVLLKNLQDCKIHFIGIGGIGISGLAKYLKAQGATISGSDIAISPSVKYLKALGVEINIPHDPKAINNQDVIIHSAIIKEDNTEIQRAKELEIPILSRKDALYSILKDKRVFSVCGAHGKSSITAMLSAICPFFGAIIGAHSKEFDSNVRESANDSLVFEADESDSSFLFSNPFCAIVPNTEPEHLEHYDHDLERFFFAYKYFLDHAQKRVIYKEDPFLKNYSKDAIVLEKKDIYNIQYILKDGEPYTSFELKDLGAFLVWGLGEHNATNASLAILSALDELDLEEIRNNLLNFKGIKKRFDILQKNDLILIDDYAHHPTEISATLKSARIYANLLNTQEKIIVIWQAHKYSRLMDNLEEFKKCFLEHCDRLIILPVYSASEVKRDIDLKAHFKHYNPTFIDRVRKKGDFLELLVNDNVVETIEKGFVIGFGAGDITYQLRGEM; encoded by the coding sequence ATGCTTGAAACCCCAAAAGTTTTACTCAAAAACCTTCAAGATTGCAAGATCCATTTTATCGGTATAGGGGGGATTGGCATTTCAGGCTTAGCCAAATACCTTAAAGCGCAAGGGGCTACAATCAGCGGCTCTGATATTGCCATAAGCCCTAGCGTTAAGTATTTGAAAGCTTTAGGCGTAGAAATTAATATCCCGCATGATCCAAAGGCAATCAACAATCAAGATGTTATCATCCATTCAGCCATTATCAAAGAAGACAATACCGAAATACAAAGGGCTAAGGAATTAGAAATCCCTATTTTGTCTCGCAAAGACGCTTTGTATTCTATCCTTAAAGACAAGCGCGTTTTTAGCGTGTGCGGGGCTCATGGAAAGAGCAGTATCACGGCCATGTTGAGCGCGATTTGCCCCTTTTTTGGAGCGATTATTGGGGCGCATTCTAAAGAGTTTGATTCCAATGTGCGAGAGAGCGCGAATGATAGCTTGGTTTTTGAAGCCGATGAGAGCGATTCAAGTTTTTTGTTTTCCAACCCTTTTTGCGCGATTGTGCCTAACACAGAGCCAGAACATTTAGAGCATTATGATCACGATTTAGAGCGCTTTTTCTTCGCTTATAAATATTTTTTAGACCATGCTCAAAAAAGAGTGATTTATAAAGAAGATCCTTTTTTAAAAAACTATTCTAAAGACGCCATTGTTTTAGAAAAAAAAGACATTTATAATATCCAATACATTTTAAAAGACGGCGAGCCTTACACTTCGTTTGAATTGAAAGATTTGGGGGCTTTTTTGGTGTGGGGGTTAGGCGAACATAACGCCACGAATGCGAGTTTAGCGATTTTAAGCGCTTTAGATGAATTGGATTTAGAAGAAATTAGAAATAATTTATTGAATTTCAAAGGCATTAAAAAACGCTTTGATATTTTGCAAAAAAACGATCTCATCCTCATTGATGATTACGCCCACCACCCTACTGAAATTAGCGCCACTTTAAAAAGCGCTAGGATTTATGCTAACTTATTGAACACGCAAGAAAAAATTATTGTGATCTGGCAAGCGCACAAATACTCTCGCTTAATGGACAATTTAGAAGAATTTAAAAAATGTTTTTTAGAGCATTGCGACAGATTGATCATTTTACCCGTTTATAGCGCGAGTGAAGTCAAAAGAGACATTGATTTGAAAGCCCATTTTAAACATTATAACCCCACCTTTATAGACAGGGTGCGTAAAAAGGGGGATTTTTTAGAGCTGTTAGTCAATGATAATGTGGTAGAAACGATTGAAAAAGGCTTTGTGATAGGCTTTGGAGCGGGGGATATTACCTATCAATTGAGAGGCGAAATGTAA